ATTTTCAAAGGTACATTTGAAATGAAGTAGTTATTAACTTATTTATATATCAAAATAGGCAGCGATAGCGTTTTCAGAACACGACAGTTATTACAATATCATAGTATCACGTGAACAACCGTGATGGTTGATATGACCACTAACTTCTATATAGCATCgatatatacattttttattattttgaataATTTCAtatggtttgtttttttttttcatgttggaTGTTTGGTTCTTACCAATTAGGAACTATCATCAAAATTGAATATACTTATTTTGATTGGTACAAAACTGTCGatgttttatatataaaagtattgtACTGTTTTTTTCTCTGTGTAGCTAATTTTGATATTCATATTAAGTTATGCTATAAATGACATAACAGAGGCTTCCAGTTTTTATAGCAACCCCTCAGTGGCCACTTTTTTTTACCAGGCCTCCAAAGCCATGATTATTAAGGCGCTATGAATCTcgaaggaaattcataggaattttagagggtTTCATTCATATATGATTTTTtactatatagccctttgaatcaaaggaatagatcctatggaatcctatggaattcctatggattgtcttttcccatgcaagttttgaaggaaatttaacatgaggtagaacctcatggaaagaATCCTTTgtgtctttatctctcctcgaattcctgtgtttttcctgcgacccaatcaaacagtcattcctatgtttttcctgtgttttgcaatcatctgttttacacttgcattcctgtcagaatcctatgtttttcatattcctctgttttttcattcctgttattcaaaggggccctaagggCTTGCTTGTTTGTGTTGTGgcttataattttaaattttagaactttatttttaaaattaaattaaaggtTTTGTTTTATAAGTTTATTTTCATTtgggtttgactttttttaatgaaacaCATTACAAACGAAAACGCTCATAATATGTGCACACTCACATCTATAAATGCACACACACATCCTACTCCTATGAGCACCTTGAGAAGATTGAGTCCAACATGATGAAGTCACCACGGATGTCTCGCTGTTGATGGATACGTCACTTACCACTGACAGAATAATTAGCCGCAAATGTGAGCACCCATGTCAATTTTAGAACTTGAACCCGACTAGGTTGGTTTCAGCAAAATAAACTAACCAGTTAAATTATACTCACTTCACCTTTTGGGTTTGACTTTTGACCGCATATAGCAGAAAGGCAAAAGCCTTAATTTAAAATTACAATTTTCgttattatagaaaaatatattgaaaAGTACAACCACAGAGTTTATAacttatttctatatatatagagagtaATAATAACATAGTTAAAATGTATACTTGCATGTTTAGGCATGGcggataataaaaataaaaaataaagccCAAAACCCTATCGAAAAGATCAAGGCAAAATTTACTACAGAATActtaaaaaacgtgtaattagttGTGGGACACCGCAAATATGTGAATTGGCTATAGGACATCCCAAAAGAGTGATAATTAGCTACTAAACACCGGAgacattattttatcatttctgGTGGAAACGGAGAGAGGAACAATGGAAAAAGGACCAGATTTCCCTATGTGAGCCAAGGATGTCAGCATCTCCACTATTTTCATGTCCTCTTACTCCTGATGAGGCACACCACACGCAATACGGCGCCGCTGACACCGTCCTTCTCCATCACGCCGGCAGGCTCGTACGCAAACGTGGGTAGGGCATCGATGGCGTGATAATTAGCTACTAGACACCGGAgacattattttatcatttccgGTGGAAACGGAGAGAGGAACAATGGAAAAAGGACCAGATTTCCCTATGTGAGCCAAGGATGTCAGCATCTCCACTATTTTCATGTCCTCTTACTCCTGATGAGGCACACCACACGCAATGCGGCGCCGCTGACACCGTCCTTCTCCATCACGCTGGCAGGCTCGTACGCAAACGTGGGTAGGGCATCAATGGCGTCGCGGACACTCACATCGTGCCCACTATGCCACGTCACGCTCTCCGCGCGCaccctcgccgccctcgccgccgcctgcgcacAGCGATGCAGCCGCAAccggcgaggacggcgacgccaaTGCAAGGCGGTAGGTGCTGCATCGACGAGAAGTGGTGCTATTCCATCGGCTCCTTGCCGTGGCCGCCAGAGCCAGTGCCCGAGGCAGCGGCTGTTGCTCGGCTTGCTCCTCTCGCCTTGCTTGCGCCTGGGCTAGCATCTGATGCACCTGCACCGCCACAGCCCCAGACGGCGGCTTCTTGATGGCATGCGACTCTAACACAAGCAAACGACACGGGGGTATGTTGGTACTTCCAgcgctctttctctctctgtttccactagaataataaaataatgcatCAAGTGTCTAGTAGCTAATTACCActattttataatatcctaCAGCCAATTCACATCTTTATTGAGTCCcacagctaattacacgttttctGAGGGTCCCGTAGCAAATATTGCCAAAGATGAAAACCACATTTCCATCAGCGCGCGAAATCCCAATCCTACCCCTGCACAATGACATCCACCGAGGGGCAAGCCCGTCATTTCAGCTGCGCCCACGGAGTCcacttccccctcctcccccacaACGGCGACAATACCGTGAGCCACccgccgggcccacctgtcaacgTCCCCTCCACCCACTACGCCACGTCACCCCCCTCCCGCCTTTATAAAACCTCGCGAACAAACTCCTCGTCgtcccccctcctcctcgtcgtcgtcgtctcacCCAACGAACTTTTCCGGCGAACTCCCCGACGAGATCGATGGCCGCCGGCGAACGGCAATCGAACAAGGAGTACTAGGACGCCCTTCTTTGTTGTTTCTTCTCGGCAAGATCAGTTGGTTGGCACCACCTGCCATTCTTGGTTTGGAAGTGTGGGAGGGAGGGGTTCGGTTGGTCGATGCCGTTGCGGTTGCCGTGCGCGATGGAGACGAGGCcaccgcgggcggcggcgccggcgccggcgagggtgTCGAGGTTCCGGAGGCTGCTTGTGCGGGTGTCCGCGGAGCCggagcgggcgggcggcggcggcggcggggaggtgagggagaaggaggagaaggcaGCGGAGATGGAAGTGGGGTCGGTGGGGTTGGACCGGATGGTGCTCAGCTTCATGGAggattccgccgccgccgccgtggagcggCCCCCGCGTGGCCGCTGCGGCAGCTGCTTcaacggcggcggggacggcagcgacgacgaggagttCGACTTCCTCCCCTCCgactcctccgccaccgccgccgcttcggccgccgccgccgccggcgacgccctgGACGCGTTAAAGGTATAGGGCCTTTTTCCCCGGCTCGATTGTTGTTTCCAATTGCTCGCCGGAGTGATCAACGCTTTGTGTCGTCGCAGGGCTTGGTGCAGAGCGCGAGCATGGCGGAGAGGAACCTCCTCGCCGACGCGTCGAGGATCGCCGAGAGGTGCCGCAAGGGCGGCAAGAAGAAGGCCGACGTCCgctgcgccgtcgccgacggcctCGCCGCCCTCGGCTACGACGCCGCCGTGTGCAAGTCGCGGTGGGACAAGACCCCCTCCTACCCCGCAGGTAAACTAAACCTCGCCCCCAATTCGATGCTGCTGAATCGCCGGCGctgaccggcggcgacggtgggcgGCGCAAACCTTGTGCAGGCGAGCACGAGTACATcgacgcggtggtggcggcggagacgcggctggtggtggaggtggacttCCGGTCGGAGTTCGAGGTGGCGAGGTCGACCAAGGCGTACCGCGCGGCGCTGCAAGCTCTCCCGCCGCTGTTCGTCGGGACGCCGGACCGGCTCGGGCAGatcgtcgccgtcgtggcgGAGGCCGCGCGGCAGAGCCTGAGGAAGAAGGGCCTCCACGTCCCGCCATGGCGGAAGCCGGAGTACATGCGCGCCAAGTGGCTCTCCCCGCAAGTCCTCCGCTGCTCcgacaagccgccgccgccgccgccgtcgcccccgcccACGCCGGTATCGCTCTCCAGCTTCTCCGGCGAGTTCGAGCTACGCTTCGACGCCAAGACCCCACCAAACctcagcgccaccgccgccggcgacgacaacgacaacgacaacgacgacgaggtcgagGCGAAGAAGATTACGATGGTGGTGTCCCCATCGCCGTGGCGCCCGGTGgagccggaggcggcgagcaAGAAaaggtcaccgccgccgccgccgcggcgccccgaGGGGAAGGTGGTGACCgggctcgccgccgtgctctaACCGCGGCGAAGAACTCACTTTACTACACTAGCTAATTAACCAGCTCTCCTCCCTCGCcaattttctctgttttttttttcatttttccatCGCCGCTTTGATCCGTCCGAGGCTTAGCTCATGGTGTTTTCTCAGTTTTTTTTCCGATTTTTTGGAAAAAGACATTTACAGAAAACAcctccatttttcttttttcttttttttattctagaACAAATTTTGGTTTCCACAAAAGGGAAGTGCAAGGAGCAGTAGCTGTG
The window above is part of the Oryza sativa Japonica Group chromosome 7, ASM3414082v1 genome. Proteins encoded here:
- the LOC9268726 gene encoding uncharacterized protein, which translates into the protein MPLRLPCAMETRPPRAAAPAPARVSRFRRLLVRVSAEPERAGGGGGGEVREKEEKAAEMEVGSVGLDRMVLSFMEDSAAAAVERPPRGRCGSCFNGGGDGSDDEEFDFLPSDSSATAAASAAAAAGDALDALKGLVQSASMAERNLLADASRIAERCRKGGKKKADVRCAVADGLAALGYDAAVCKSRWDKTPSYPAGEHEYIDAVVAAETRLVVEVDFRSEFEVARSTKAYRAALQALPPLFVGTPDRLGQIVAVVAEAARQSLRKKGLHVPPWRKPEYMRAKWLSPQVLRCSDKPPPPPPSPPPTPVSLSSFSGEFELRFDAKTPPNLSATAAGDDNDNDNDDEVEAKKITMVVSPSPWRPVEPEAASKKRSPPPPPRRPEGKVVTGLAAVL